The Phycobacter azelaicus sequence GTTTGGGATGGCATCGATGTGGGGGGCCATTGCCGCAGATGTTGGCGTGTCACTGCTGGTTGTCGCAAATGCGCTCAGGCTGTTAAACGGACACCACGCGGAGACTCCGCCCAAAGGCGGTGACCGCGTCGGCGACAGACTGGCCGAAGGTGCTTTGGCGCACGGCCATTGAACGGGCTGGCACAGCACGCTAGTGTCAAGTTTGAAAAACCTCATGAAAGAGGCATTGAGCAGTGAATTTTCGAGTTACACGTCGCACAATCCTCCTGGGAGCTCTGGCGACAATTCTTTCTGGATGTGCAAACAAATTCCGCACTTACAGGGGGCCGGAGGTGACCCGGGTGCGGGTCTACAAGGGGCAGCGCATGATTGTCCTTGATGGACCAGAGGGTGTTTTGCGCACTATCCCAATGGGCCTTGGCTTTGCGCCTGAGGGTCACAAGCAATTCGAAGGGGACGGGCGCACGCCAGAAGGATCATACGTGATTGACAGGCGAAATCCCGAAAGCCTGTTTCATCTTTCCATCGGGATCTCGTACCCGAACGAGGCGGATATCGCATACGCAAAGGCTCAGGGCCGTTCCCCTGGTGGAGATATTTTCATCCATGGGGGGCCGCGCCCTGGCATTGACCCGACAAACAAGCGCGACTGGACGGCCGGATGCATTGCCGTTTCGGATCGGGAGATAGAAGATATCTATGCAATGGTGAAGAACGGGACACCTATTGATATCTACTCATAACCGAATTTGTCTGGAAACGGTGGCGGCTGTGCTTCTCAAAAAAACTGTTGTCGGTGCGGCAGACTGACAGTTTCAAGGTAGACTGATCAAACCGAAGAACACAGGTAATGAGCAAGATAGGCGAACCCCAGTTCAGTGGGTCTGGCGAACGATGAATGGTAGGGAAAGCTCTTCGAATGGCACTACGAAACTGAAAACGCTGCGAAATCTGAATTTTCCGACCTTCCTTGATCAAAATCGTCACGAAAACCGCTTTTGTAAAACCGAATTTAGACCTTCGAACAGCAGCACAAGAGCGATGATGGCAAGCGTGACAGTTGCAGCTTTGTCGTATTGGAACGAACGCACGTAAGTCTGAACGTACAGACCGATGCCCCCGGCGCCAACGATACCTAAGATCAAGCTTTCGCGGAGGTTCAGTTCAAAGCGGAAGACAGTGTCGCGGAGCACAACTGGTGCCATCTGTGGCCAGATCGCCCACCGCAATAATTGCGCTCGGCTGGCACCTGCGCTTTCCAATGCAGCAAGTGGTGCGGCACCGACATTGTCGATTGCTTCAGCATAGAATTTGGCCAGCATGCCGGTGGCATGAAAAGTGATTGCAAGAATACCGGGCAGTGGGCCCAGCCCGACTGCCCCCACCATCAGCATCGCCACCAAGATCAGCGGAATCGACCGGATCACTGCCAGCAGCGCACGTACCGGGCGCCAGATGGCTGCGGGTACAAGGGTCTCAGACGCAAGTACAGCCAGCCCCGCCGACAGGACGACCGCAAACAGCGTCCCAAGAATGGCGATTCTCAGTGTCTCGGTTAGGCCTGTAAGGACTTCCGGCCAGACAGAAAGGTCCGGTGGTATCATCCGGCCTAGAAATTCTGCTAGCCTCGGACCCGCTCCGGGCAGTTTTTCCAAGCCGATGTCAGCGTTTCCTGCAGCCCACAGCACAGCAAGCCCGAGTACCATCCAAACCAAGATCCGGCTCATCAGCTCACCACCCGCAATCCGTCACCAGGTACTGTTCCATGGTACAAATCGCTGATGTCATCGTTGCCGACCATCGCGGAGGGCTTGTCAAACAGCACCGCGCCCGCGCGCAATCCAACGATACGGTCGGCAAAGCGCCGCGAAAGCTCTGGCTGATGCGAACTGAAGACTACAGCGATGCCGCGATTTCGCGCTGTGTTGGTGATCAGTTCCAGAATGCGTTCGGCGTGGGCTGGATCGAGGTTGCTGACCGGTTCATCCGCCAGTATCAACTCAGGCTCCTGCGCCAGGCAGCGGGCGATGGCCACTCGCTGGCGCTGACCACCTGAAAGCTGATCTGCACGGCGCTGTGCCAACTCCGTTAGGCCGGTGTCCTCCAGCGCGATGGTCGTCTTGAGGTGATCCTGCGCACCGTATCGCCCCCAAAGCGACGGCCAGAGGCGCATTCGCCCCAGCCGCCCGTTCATCGCATTCTGGTAAACGCTCTGCCGGTCAACCAGGGCGAACTCCTGAAAGATGAAGCCAGTCTCTAGCCGGGTTTTTCGTTCTGGTGCCCGATCATTTGGAAGCCGGTTGCCCAGTACCTCAGCCCGACCGCGCCATCCCCGGACCCGCCCATCCAGCAAGGCCAGCAGGGTCGACTTGCCGGCGCCCGAAGGCCCCAGCAAGGCCACACATTCCCCCGGTGCCACCTGCAGCGACACATCCTGCAGGGCCTCAGCGTCGTCAAAGCAATGCGACACAGCATGGAGGGCAAGCGCTTGGGTCATTTTAGATAGCCGTAACGGCGTGCCATCTGCCTGACCCCGTCATAGACCTTGGGATCTGCTGCCACATAGCCGTCTGGGCCGTAGAGATAGGCCAGCAAATACTGGTTCTCAGCCTGGTTCAGGCGCAGCATGGCATCCACGAAGCGGGCCTGCAAGGCCGCATCTAGACCAGGCCGGGCAATGATGGCATGGCTGGGGATCTGCGCGCTTTCGCCCAGCACCCTGACCTCGGCCTGCTGCTCAGGCGTCAGATAAAGATCGGCATACTGGCTGGCACCCGCAGCATCCACTAACCCGTTGGCCATAGCCTGCATTGCCTGCTGATAACCACCGGCAAAGAACTTCTGGCCAAAGAACCGGTCCGCATCGCCTGCATCCGCAACGAGTCCTTCGCGCACAAACAGGTCGAGCGGATAGAGATAGCCGGACTCCGACACCGGATCGGCAAAGGCAATGTCACGGCCCTGCAGGTCGGCCAGCGTCTCGATGCCGCTGTCCTTGCGCACAAACACCCGGCCCGAATAGCTCGGCTGGCCGCGGTAAACCTCGGACAGAAGTGGCACCGCCCCGATCTGGTCTTCTGCCAGCACAAAGGGCAAGGCACCCATGAAGGAGATATCGGCATCACCATTGCGCAATGCCTCAACTGCCGCAGCATGATCAAAGGTAACAAAGCCGGTGACTGGAACCTCCAACTGCTGGGACAGCCAGGCAGTGATCGCCTCGATATCCCCCAACAGCTTCTCTGGGTTTTCTTGCGGAATGAAGGCGAGTTTCAGTGCCTCTTCCGCAGAGGCAGTTGCTGGCACTGTTAGGGCGGCAGCGACAGTGGTCAAAAAGGTACGGCGCGACAGCATCAGAACATCCTCTCATCAATCTCGGCTTGCATGGTTTTGAAAGCGTCCCACTGGAGGCTCGCCTCAGCCCAGTCGCCAGCGGCGCTGGCATCGCCAACTGCCTGAAGAATTGCGGCAAATCGGTAGATTTCTGGCTTAGCGTTTTGATTGATCATAACGCTCGCATCTGCCGCCAGATCCGGTGCAACAGTATCAATCAATACGGCGATGTTCTCCGCATCCCGCATCGGGATCAGTGTGTCCAGCGTCGAAGCAAAAGTGGTAAGCTCTTCCCACGACAGGCGGAACACGCTGTCTCGGCCTTCAAAGCGCTGGTAGGGCTCCTCACCATCTCCTACCGCGCGCAGATAGGCAGTTAAATCGGCGCGCTGTTCCGCATCCAAGCCCAGATCCTTGGTATCGTTGAACCAGTCTACAACCCCCGCTAGGGTCGCCAGCGATCCGTCATGCATGTAGGGCGCGGTGAAGTTGACATTGCGCAATGTGGGCGTTTCGAATGGGGTTGCGGTGCCGCCCGGGAACGGCGGCTCGGCCGAGCCAATGTCATAGGTCTGCCCATCTCGGAAAAACCGGTCCGGGGTGTGGCAGGAGGCGCAGGACCTGTCGCCAAGCCCGGCAAATTCGGTATTGAACAGTACCTCACCGCGTTTCGCAGCCTCAGAGGCCTTGTCAGTCAGCCGCCCGGCCTCGTCTATCTGTGGGTTGGGCAGAAAGTCAAAGGCGCGCAAGTAGGCGACCATCGCATCGAGTTGGAACGGCGTTGGCTCCGCTCCGGCAAACTCGGTCACGATCACATTGCGTACAAAACTGCGCAGGCTCGGCTCGCGCCCATCACGCCCGTAAGGCGCTGTAAAGCGGATGCCTCGCATTGACGGCGTATCCAGGTGATCGTCTTCCCGGTCATTGAACATCGGATTGAAGAAGGAGCTGTCCACATCCATCCCGCCAGCATGGCTAGAGAGGCCGGGGATAAAGAAATCCCGGTTCACATCGGACCGGTTGTGGCAAGTTGAACAGGCAATGCCCAGGTCACGTGCTGGGGAACCAAAGATTTCAGGGCTGTCGAACAGCATGTCGCCATAGGCCACAAGCGGCAGGTTGGCCTCATCCTCGCCAGCCTCTTCAAACTGGAGCACCAGCCGGGGTAGCTCGCGCTGATCAGCAATATTGGAGCCCGGTGGGAGTGTGGCGGGCAACACTACCGGCGTACCGGAGCGCACTGCGCTCTCCGGTGCCGGGGTCAGCTTGCCACGTTCGACAAAAACGGAGGGCAGATAGTTTGTCTCAATGTACTCCACGATAACTTTTTGCGCCTCAGCAAATCGCGCCACATTCGGGTCTTGAGCGCCATTGTTCAAAATACCGGTGCTACCCAGAGAAGAATTCAGAACCAGCCAGGCGCGACCTAGGTCGTGTGCGGCCTGCTTGTCCGCCGCCAGGATGCCGTCCTCGAACGCGCGGTACAAGGCCGCAGACTGCGCAACCTCAAATGCGGCTTCAGGCTGGCCAAGTGTCGCCTCGGCTGCCTCTAGGTGCTGCAGAATACCTTTGGCCAATGCCGTTGTAATGGCAGCAAACAGGGCCTGTCGGTCTTCCGCAGCCAGCGCTGCACGAATGTTCTGGGCGTCGCTATCCGATACCCGTGACAGTGCCTCCACCGCAACTGCGCTGCCGGGTGCCGGAGCAGTCCAATTGTTTTCAATCTTCTCCCAGGGAACGGGTGTCAAGTTCGCCATGAATAGGCTCAGCCGGTAGGCTGCGGCCCGAGGTGCCCAAGGGGCTTCTTCAATGGCAGTGGCCCCCACACTAAGCGGAAGCAGGCCAATCAAGGCAGATGCAATCAGGTGTTTCATGGTTCAGTCTATAATTATTAGCCTTGGCTAAGTTTTGTAGAAAAGTCTATGTCATTGTCAAGGCCCGCGTCGCTGGTGCATACACAATAAGGCGCGGCAAGCAGGGTTCCGCACCAGCAATAGACACCGAGAGCAGAATGACCGATCAGAAACCACAACTATTCGGACGTAAACCTGACGACCAGGTGAGCGGTTTCGAGGCAGCCCGCGCCGCCCGACAAAGCGAAGTTGTGGAGGATTATGTCGAGCTGATCGCGGAGCTGATTCACCAGAACGGTTCAGCGAGGCCCGTGGAGATTGCCGAGCGGCTCGGCGTGACCCAGCCCACTGTGTCCAAGAACCTGACCCGGCTTAAACGCGAGGGCTTCATTGTGCAGGAACCTTACCGATCAATACGCCTAACGGATGCTGGGCGGCGATTGGCCGAGGCTTGTCGAAAGCGGCACCGAATTGTTGTGGAGTTCCTTATCGCCCTGGGTATTTCCAAAGACGTGGCCGAGCACGATGCTGAAGGTATCGAGCATCATGTAAGCGAAGAGACGCTTCGCGTATTCAAGGATTTTTCACAGAGTAAAATGAGCCGATAGCGAGTTGGTTCATGCTATTGCCATTTGCCATAATGATGCGCTCAGGGGAGGATTGCATTCGATCCTGACATGCAAACCATGGCAATGCAGGGGCGCAAGGCCCCTGCGACCGAAGTTCAGTCAAGATCTGAGTTTTGCTCAGGAGCCGTCATCGTCTGCTTGAACGATTAGTTTGGCCTCGACGGGCAAGCCCCCAACCATTAGCGGGCTGTGGCTGTTGCCATTGAGGGAAACTTTTATCTCAACGTCGCCATCCGGCAGTGATGGGAGGTGTATCCAGTTGGCATAAAGGCGCCCCAGCTTTTCGCCGTTGATATAGACATGCGCGTGACCTTCACCAAGTATTTCCTCAGTAGAGGCATTCTCAGGAGAAAATCGGAAGTTTTGCGGTGTCACGTGCAAGTTCCAACCTGCCATCGGATCTTTAATCATCTTGATCGCCACGCTGGGGGCATTGCTGTCGGCCGGTAAGTTAGTGACAGCAGAGTGGTCATGGGCTGCCATCTCCGCATTGCTACCATGTTGAGACGGGTCAGCATGGTCGTGGCTGTCAAAGGTGCTGCCGCTGCCGGCCGCGATCACAAAGCCGACGCCGCCGCCAAAAATCAGCCCGATGGCGAAGAGAGCGAGTGAACGGGACATTTTGTCCTCCTCAATAAATGAAAGCTCCCGCCGGCGGTGACCGGCGGGAAAGCAATAGAGGAAAGGAATCAGGCGGCGGCGTTCGCGCGTTTGCCTTCAGCCTGCCAGAAGTATCCGGCAAAGCTTCCCAGCAACACCCAAGCGGCCATGCCGATGCCAAAGGCTCGGGCGGCAAATAGCGCGCCGATCTCGGTCGGAACCGGGCCAGCGAAGGTGTCGGGTTCAGGCGCACCGACGACGTGAGGCGCTATCAGCAGTCCAGCGGCGATCAGATAGCTCACCAAGTTGCCTCCAAAGGCGATCAACCACATGGCGACGCCAGCTGTGGCAACAGTAGCAGTCCACCATACTTGGCGCACACCGACATCTGCTGCGGCTACGCCTGGCACTTCAGGCGCCAGCGACAAGCCAGGCGCAAAGTGGAAGGCAACAAAGCCAGCCAAGCCCCAAAGCAAACCGGTGCGACCGTTAATCTCACGACCCTGTTGTTCGGCAATCGACATAAGCGCCACAAGGGCCAATGCATAGCCAGTATACGTCAGCATCGTGAAGATGATGCTTAGGCCGTCGCGCACCGGCTCGGCGAACATGCCGGGCAACTCGGGATGCGCAGTCACAGGATCAGCGCCAAAATGCACCAAATCGCCACCCTCATAAAGTTCGGCGTGGAGAAGTACAGGCTGCACGAAATAAAGCTGCAGCAAGGCGGCAATCAGCCCCGCTGCAGCACCAGCGAACAACGCGCTGGTCAGAATACGACTGAACATGGTCTTAGTGGCAGGGAAAGCCAGTTGCGTGGCGCACATCGTGAGCAGCGTCATGCAGGCCAGAAGCTTGAGCATGGCCGGTCACAGTAACAACACCCAAACCCAGAATAAGGGCGAACACTGCGGGCAGAATGGTTGATCCTACAGCGGATGCTTTGATAGCGTTTGTCGTCATTTTAGTCCTCCTTGCCGTCACACCCGACGGCGCAAGTTACGTTCAATATACGGCCGGTCTCCTGACTCGCGGGTCGATGCCGTCTTCCCCCTTCCCAGCACTCTCGCACCAGTGGAAATGGAAGGTAGCTCGCCGCTCACAGTCGCGGGGGCGGTTGAGGTTTCGGTGCCGCGATTTGGTCCACCGTCCTCATTCCCGTTTCAGCTCTAATGCATTTGCACCTTTGAGCACCGTAATGACTGTTTCTGTCCGATTAGGCGGTAGCAGGTCAAGTACGAAACCGGCATGCCTAAGTTCCGCAGCGCCAAATTGATTTGAAATCTGCTGCTGTCAACACTGTACTGAATGCAATAATTCACCGCAGGAGCTACTAATATCGTGGTGCGGGTGGTTTACTGCACATCTGCGGGAATGCGAGCAATAGCCTTGAAACGCAGCTTTCCAAGTGGCCTTGCATCCGCGAAGTTACCGTCTGGGCTTTCCTGATACATCCGGATGAATGTCAGGATGTCCGGCAGGTCTTGAGCAGTTATCTCACCGAAAAGATAAGCAGTCTTGTCGTTCTGTCGGACTGCAAGCGTTTGTGGTCGCATGCAGCCGGACATGCAATCGACGTGCTGCAATTTTGCCTTCACATTCGCTGCCTTTAGCGTTGATACCACTTGATCATACAGGGTTGGATCCGCGTCACGGCAGGTTCGGCATAAAGTAAGCGTTGGTAGGTGCATGCGCCGAGCAAGTCCTTTTTTGAGCAACCTTCTTTATGATTCAATATCTGCGGGTGGTTACTGGTTCGATTTCGAAACTTGGTTTTGTCGCGGTGCCTTTAGAAAAGTCAATACTTGAGCGATCGGTAAGCTCGCCGGAGTAGGCACCTACAATGCCAACATAGATTATTCAGACTTGTGGCACGAGAAATTTTTCTTGTCCGGCAAATCGAGGAAACAGTTGCTCAGGCAAAAAATCCGCCGAATGAAACTTGGGGCAATGTCTTCAATGATCGCCCTCGAAGTGCCTCTGGATCACTGGTACCACCAGCAGTAATCCGGCACCTCCGACAATGAATACGTCTGCCATGTTGAAAGTCGGCCAGTGTGCAGATCCAATGAAAAAATCAAGGAAGTCTGTTACGGCTCCATAATGGATGCGATCAACGACATTGCCGAGCGCGCCACCTATGATCGCCCCATACGCAATCGCTTCTATACTGCTCTCTGTGCGAAGCATCATGATCAGGAGCCAGGCACAAATGATAAGCGCAAGAAGCAAGAGGCCCCACCAGGGGGCGCCACCCAAAAGCCCGAAGGTTACGCCATCATTGCGATGGAACGTGAGATTAAGCCCGGGAAAGACAGCGATCCCGTCTTTTAGGGTATCGGCGCTCGCGACAACCCAGGCTTTTGTTACCTGATCAGTGGCGACGGCGCCGACGACAGCTAGTATGCCGAGTACTTGTGTTTTGTTGACTGTCAACATGTTGCAACGTAACTACTTTGGATACCATTGGCCGGTCTGCGCTGAAGCGGCTGAATAGGTTAGCTAGATTGGGGAAAGGACTTCCATAATTCGGCTCGGTTACCCTGCTGGGTAGCTCGAAAATATTTCGGTCGAGCCGTCTTTCTGGATCAAGAAGACGTCGTAGGCATCGCGTTCGTCTTCCGGCCCCATCCCTGGCGAACCATAGGGCATTCCGGGGACTGCGAGACCGACCGCATCGGGGCGTTCGTTCAGAAGGCGGCGGATGTCGGCTGCAGGCACATGTCCCTCGATCACGTAACCGTCCACGAGCCCAGTGTGACAGGAGACCATGCGCTGCGGCACTCCGTTGTCGAGTTTGAAGCGCACGAGAAGGCCGCCGAACATGTCCTGGCCTATTGGTGCGAAGCCGTTCTCCTCAAGATGATTCATCCAGGACAGACAGCAACCGCATCCATTGGTCTTGCGGACGTCTATTGGGGTTGCCTCCGCGAGGGCCTGCGCCGCCGGTAACAGGGCGAGTGTGATGGCAAGAGCTTGGATCATGCGTCTCATGGGTCAGAGCCTTTCGGTTGTCGTTTCGGCAATGTCGCTGCCGAGGTTTTCATTCAGAAGCGCCCGCGCCTCGACCAGACGCAAAAGCGCGGCTGTATCATCCGCTTCGCTCTCAGCCGCTTCGGCAAGTCTGTCGTCAGAGAGGGGGTCAGTAGGGCGTCCATCCACGAGGACTTCGTAGTGCAGGTTCGGGCCCGTCGCCGTGCCAGTCGCGCCGACGCGACCGATCACATCTCCCGCCGCAACGCGTTGGCCTTGTGCCAGGCCCTCGGGCACAGCGCTGAGATGCGCATAGCGTGTCATTGTGTCTGAGCCGTGGGCGATTTCGACCACGCGACCATAGCCGCCCCGCCAGCCGATGAAGCTGATCCGTCCCGGTGCTGTCGCTTGAACCGGCGTTCCGCTTGCCGTCGCGAAATCGACACCTGTGTGCATCCGGACATTGCCGTAGACCGGGTGCGTACGGCGGCCAAATACCGAGCTTAATCGCGCCCCTTCGACAGGCTGTGCAAAAACGCGGAGAACCGTGCCATTGACGTAAATCGTTGCCCGATCGCTACCGCTTACCGGCCAGACAACTTCATAAAGTGCGCCGCCGATCTCCAGCGATGCAAAGGTAAGTTCCGGCTGACCAATTCTGTCTTCGCCAACACGGGCCTCGCGCCACAGTAGCCGAAGCGTTTCTCCGCCGGTCACCTCACGACGGAAGTCGACGATTCCACCCAGCATCTGTGCCAAATCGACAGCGAAGCGGGCAGGCATCTCGGCTTCTTCCAGCGCGGCAAAAAGCGAGCTGTCGATCACCGCTTCGCCCGCCGATGTTATGAAGTCGGGAGCCGGGGTCACGACCTGCGTGGCCAACTCTTCGCCAAAGATCGCCTCGATCCGCACACCGTCCTCGACGGAGAGCGCGACGCTGCGCGGGCTGCCGTCCATCGTCGAAACAACGGTGACCGAATGCCCAGGCCTAAGTCGCCTCAGATCATATTCCGCGCCGAGGGCCAGAGCGACCTCGGCACGGTCAGTCGCTGAGAGACCTGCTTCTTCAAGAACGGTGTCGAGCGTCTCGCCGGTTGCGATATCGCGTGACCAGTTGGAGAGCGGAGGTTCTATCGTCGGTAAGAGAGTATCGGCGCTCGCAACCTCCAGACGTGGCATGGACTGGAGTGGTATTGCGGGCTCCACACGTGTTTGTGCGACCTGCGGTGTTTCCGTTTCAATAGAAGTGGGAAGCGGGAGTTGAGGTGGCGACCAAGTGGTTGCAGCTGCCAGACCGGGAGGGATCGGATCCTTCGACCAGATGCCCGATATTGCCAACCCGCCCACCGACAGCACCGATACGAATGCGAAACCTGCCGCGATTGTTCTAATTCTCATGTTGCCCCCCAGTTTCTCTATTGAGCGCACGCCGGATTTTCGGCACTGCGAATTCCCTCGGCTCGTGATAGTCGATCATGGTGCTGAACCGGCCTTTCGCGTCGAAAAGGAAAACGCTGGCAGTGTGGTTCATGGTGTAGTCGCCACCTTCGGTCGGCACCCGCCCATAGCGTGCGCGGAAGCCCTGTGCTGCGCGCGCAATTTCCTCTTCCGGGCCAGTCCACCCGCGGATCGACGGATGGAAATAGCCGACATACTCGGCCATTGCCTCGACAGTATCCCGCTCTGGATCGACGGTGATGAACACCACGTTCATTCCCTCCGCCTCTTCGCCCAGGTCATCAAGCCAGCCGGAAATATCCGACAGAGTCGTCGGACAAACGTCCGGGCAATAGGTGAAGCCGAAGAAGACCATTGACGGGCTGCCGATAAGGTTTTCGGGTCCAACCTCGTTACCTTCGTGATCTGTCAGGCGGAATTCCATTTCAGATAGGGCAACCGGGCGCAACCCCGCTTGTTCGGGCGCGCCGGGGCCATCGACCTGCCACCACCCAACAACAAGTGTCAGGATGATCGCCGCGATGCCAGCGAAGGCATACTTGAGGATCGACCGTCGGGTCATTAGCTCTCGGGACCGCGCGCTGCAATACCTAGAATTGGAACCTCGACCACGATCTCACCACCGTCCGAGAAGTCGAGCGTCAAGGAAAAGCTTTCGCCCTTGGCCATCGGTCGCTGCAAGCGCATCAGCATGGCGTGAAGGCCACCCGGTTCCAGAGACACAGATTCACCCGGCGCAATCTCGATCTCGCCTGCAGGTGCCATTGAGCTAACACCATCGGCATTTGTGGATGTCTGGTGAATATCAGGCATCATCGCCAAATCCGTGCGGAGGCCAGTAAGTATCACAGCCTCGTCGCCTGTATTGCGGATTGTCATATACGCGACACCCGGACGGTTTACGCCGATTGACGCGCGCGCCCAGGCATCTTCGACGACAACGTCTTCCGAACCAGCTTCTACCGGGGTCGCTGTGCTTGATGCGAACATGCTTGCGGCCATCAGGCCATAGAGTACTGTCTTCACTTTGCGGTTCCCTTTTTGACCACTAGCTGCCAACTGCAGCTACTTCGGCGTCAACCTGTTGTCTCAATTCGTCCATTCCAAACGGATCTAGCGGCTTGCCATTGATGTAGAACGTTGGGGTCTGGCGAACGCCCATTGTTTCTACGTCCGCTTTGTCCTGATTGACGATTGCCACGATATCGGGTGATTTCATCTGCTCTATCGCAAGTTCGAGATCGAGCCCGGCTCCGGCCGCGATCTTTCCCAGCTTTTGTTGATCAAACGCCCCATGCGCCGCCCACGCGTCTTGATAAGCCATTAGAGCATTTAGCACCTGTTCGAACTTGCCCTGCATCCGGGCCGCTTCTAGCAACTTGACGGCTATATCCGAAATCGGTCCGTGAAACGGAGTGTATCGTATGACAACACGCACGGCTTCGGGATTTTTGTCCAAAATATCTTTTACGACGGGGTGAAATGCGCGACAGGCCTCGCAGGCTGGATCGAGGAACTCAACGATGGTCACGGGGGCTTCAGCGGGCCCCAAAACAGGCGAATATGGTCGCATCAAAGCGTCCGCCAACTCTGGCGCGACAACCGCACGTTCAGATGACGGTTTTGGTTGGTTTACATACCACGCGGCCCCACCAAAACCGGCAGCACCCATTGCGAGAACGGAAATAATCAACCCGCGTCGGTTCATGATTTTTTCTCCTTGAGAGATAGGACTGAAAGCGCACCAATAAGCGCAAATGTAACAACGGCCATCAGCGGAATGGGGATGCCTAACACCAACTGGTTGTCGTCAGTGCAAGAGGGCCCCGTCGCAGTACAAGGTTGGACGCGTTCAGGTATGATCCCGACATATAACCCCATATGCCAAGCAGCCACTGCTGCGCCACCAAGTGCGAGTACGACACCGTACCGACCAACACGCGGATCTTGCCACCATAGTCCCAGCCCAAGAATTATCGCCAGTGGAAACATGAAGGCGCGCTGGAACCAGCAAAGAACACAAGGTGTCTGCCCCAGCACTTCGCCAATGAACAGAACAGCAAGCGAGGCGATGAGGGCGATCACCCAAGCCAGCCCGAGGGCAGTTTCTCCGTATAATCGGTTCATTTGGGTCAGAGCCTCTCTCTTAGATCGGTAAGTATCTCTTCGGCAGAGGTGCCATAAGCCCAAGAGTCGGTGAAGCGCGCCTTTGGAGAGGTGGTCCTGCTTTTTCGACCAGAATGCAGCCCAGTTAAGGTGGATCAGGGTTTCACATCAGGCTGCCATTTTCATGGGTTCCGGTTTGCTGACATGGACCTCTTCGGGGGTCAATATGCCATGGGTCGAGTGGGGCCGCTCGGCGTTGTAATAGGCCAGCCATTTCCCAATACCGTCTCGGGCCTGTGACCCGGTCTCGAAGGCGCGCAGGTAGACGCATTCGTATTTCAACGACCGCCACAACCGCTCGATCATGCGATTGTCGATCCAGCGGCCCTTGCCATCCATCGATATCTTCACCTTGGCCTCCTTCAGCTCATCGATCCAGTCGCTGCTGGTGAACTGCGATCCCTGATCGGTGTTGAAGATCTCCGGCGGGCCATATTTGGCCAGCGCCTCTTTCAGCGCCGCGACACAGAAGTCTGC is a genomic window containing:
- a CDS encoding DUF1636 family protein, which codes for MHLPTLTLCRTCRDADPTLYDQVVSTLKAANVKAKLQHVDCMSGCMRPQTLAVRQNDKTAYLFGEITAQDLPDILTFIRMYQESPDGNFADARPLGKLRFKAIARIPADVQ
- the lspA gene encoding signal peptidase II → MLTVNKTQVLGILAVVGAVATDQVTKAWVVASADTLKDGIAVFPGLNLTFHRNDGVTFGLLGGAPWWGLLLLALIICAWLLIMMLRTESSIEAIAYGAIIGGALGNVVDRIHYGAVTDFLDFFIGSAHWPTFNMADVFIVGGAGLLLVVPVIQRHFEGDH
- a CDS encoding DUF411 domain-containing protein translates to MRRMIQALAITLALLPAAQALAEATPIDVRKTNGCGCCLSWMNHLEENGFAPIGQDMFGGLLVRFKLDNGVPQRMVSCHTGLVDGYVIEGHVPAADIRRLLNERPDAVGLAVPGMPYGSPGMGPEDERDAYDVFLIQKDGSTEIFSSYPAG
- a CDS encoding M23 family metallopeptidase; amino-acid sequence: MPRLEVASADTLLPTIEPPLSNWSRDIATGETLDTVLEEAGLSATDRAEVALALGAEYDLRRLRPGHSVTVVSTMDGSPRSVALSVEDGVRIEAIFGEELATQVVTPAPDFITSAGEAVIDSSLFAALEEAEMPARFAVDLAQMLGGIVDFRREVTGGETLRLLWREARVGEDRIGQPELTFASLEIGGALYEVVWPVSGSDRATIYVNGTVLRVFAQPVEGARLSSVFGRRTHPVYGNVRMHTGVDFATASGTPVQATAPGRISFIGWRGGYGRVVEIAHGSDTMTRYAHLSAVPEGLAQGQRVAAGDVIGRVGATGTATGPNLHYEVLVDGRPTDPLSDDRLAEAAESEADDTAALLRLVEARALLNENLGSDIAETTTERL
- a CDS encoding SCO family protein, which gives rise to MTRRSILKYAFAGIAAIILTLVVGWWQVDGPGAPEQAGLRPVALSEMEFRLTDHEGNEVGPENLIGSPSMVFFGFTYCPDVCPTTLSDISGWLDDLGEEAEGMNVVFITVDPERDTVEAMAEYVGYFHPSIRGWTGPEEEIARAAQGFRARYGRVPTEGGDYTMNHTASVFLFDAKGRFSTMIDYHEPREFAVPKIRRALNRETGGQHEN
- a CDS encoding copper chaperone PCu(A)C is translated as MAASMFASSTATPVEAGSEDVVVEDAWARASIGVNRPGVAYMTIRNTGDEAVILTGLRTDLAMMPDIHQTSTNADGVSSMAPAGEIEIAPGESVSLEPGGLHAMLMRLQRPMAKGESFSLTLDFSDGGEIVVEVPILGIAARGPES
- a CDS encoding DsbA family protein gives rise to the protein MNRRGLIISVLAMGAAGFGGAAWYVNQPKPSSERAVVAPELADALMRPYSPVLGPAEAPVTIVEFLDPACEACRAFHPVVKDILDKNPEAVRVVIRYTPFHGPISDIAVKLLEAARMQGKFEQVLNALMAYQDAWAAHGAFDQQKLGKIAAGAGLDLELAIEQMKSPDIVAIVNQDKADVETMGVRQTPTFYINGKPLDPFGMDELRQQVDAEVAAVGS
- a CDS encoding disulfide bond formation protein B: MNRLYGETALGLAWVIALIASLAVLFIGEVLGQTPCVLCWFQRAFMFPLAIILGLGLWWQDPRVGRYGVVLALGGAAVAAWHMGLYVGIIPERVQPCTATGPSCTDDNQLVLGIPIPLMAVVTFALIGALSVLSLKEKKS